One part of the Acetoanaerobium sticklandii genome encodes these proteins:
- a CDS encoding pyruvate carboxylase — MKVKKFKRILVANRGEIAIRVFRACKELGIRSVAIYSNEDRTSLFRTKADESYLVGKNKGPVEAYLGIDEIIGLALKKGVDAIHPGYGFLSENAEFARKCAEAGIVFIGPTGDMIDNLGDKIKSKIVAKNANVPTIPGVEKPIKSDEEAKEFAAFCGYPVMIKAAAGGGGRGMRIVTKEEELLEAFHSAQSEAKKAFGIDDIFIEKYLEKPKHIEVQILGDTHGNIVHLYERDCSIQRRHQKLIEFTPAVSLTQKKREQICQDALKIAKAVDYCNAGTVEFLVDKNGNHYFIEMNPRIQVEHTVTEMVTGYDIVQSQILVAQGYSLDSPEVGIASQADIKPRGFAIQCRVTTEDPSNNFAPDTGKIDVYRTGSGFGIRLDGGNGFTGSVISPYYDSLLVKVTAQSRTFEDTIRKAIRSIKELSVAGVKTNTGFLINVLNREEFHKGLCDTHFIADNPSLFDIAPKTDKELKVLRYIGEKVVNETKGSKKDFDVPVAPMPPRPSGLVGTKQILDAKGPEGLVSWIHEQKKLLITDTTMRDAHQSLMATRVRTRDMTRIARATSVYGNDLFSLEMWGGATFDVAYRFLNESPWERLEDLRQRIPNVMFQMLLRGSNAVGYKNYPDNVIKAFIKQSSISGIDIFRIFDSLNWLDGMKLAIEEVRNNNKVAEACICYTGDILDETRDKYTLKYYVDMAKELERLGANILGIKDMAALLKPYAADKLIRALKQEISIPIHLHTHDTSGNGVATVLMAAEAGVDIADTAFNSMSGLTSQPALNSVVAALENTSRATGINLDNIEEISRYWEAVRPVYAKFESDLKSGTTEVYKYEIPGGQYSNLKPQVESFGLGHKFKEVKEMYKNVNEMVGDIVKVTPSSKMVGDFAIFMVQNDLTPENITQKGQDLTYPDSVVTYFKGMMGQPMGGFPKDIQEMVLKGEEPVTVRPGQLLEEEDFEAIMLYLKKTHKIEPNMKDALSYALYPKVFEDYLKYIKDYGDLSRMGSDIFFHGLSEGETCEVEIAKGKILVIKLLEIGKVDKEGSRLLAFEVNGNRREIKIYDKNSGQENKVTFTQMADPDNKMEIGASIPGTVLKILVKEGDVVEEKQSLMVVEAMKMETNIVAMQAGKIEAILVKEQQQVKSGELLIKLEEI; from the coding sequence ATGAAAGTGAAAAAATTCAAAAGAATTTTAGTCGCTAACCGTGGTGAAATAGCGATAAGGGTTTTTCGTGCATGTAAGGAACTGGGAATTAGATCAGTAGCAATATATTCAAATGAAGATAGAACCTCATTATTTAGAACCAAGGCAGACGAATCCTATCTTGTGGGTAAAAATAAGGGACCTGTAGAGGCTTATTTAGGGATAGATGAAATCATTGGACTTGCATTAAAAAAAGGCGTAGATGCAATTCACCCTGGATATGGATTCTTATCTGAAAATGCTGAGTTTGCAAGAAAATGCGCTGAGGCAGGAATAGTATTTATTGGACCGACTGGCGACATGATAGATAATTTAGGAGACAAAATCAAATCTAAAATAGTTGCAAAAAATGCCAACGTTCCTACTATACCAGGAGTAGAAAAACCAATTAAATCAGATGAAGAAGCTAAGGAATTTGCAGCATTTTGTGGCTATCCTGTAATGATAAAAGCAGCAGCAGGTGGCGGCGGAAGAGGTATGCGTATAGTAACAAAGGAAGAAGAGCTACTAGAAGCTTTTCACAGTGCTCAAAGTGAAGCGAAAAAAGCCTTTGGGATAGATGATATATTCATAGAAAAATACCTAGAAAAGCCTAAGCATATAGAAGTACAAATATTAGGTGATACTCACGGCAATATAGTTCACCTATATGAAAGAGATTGCTCAATTCAAAGAAGACATCAAAAGCTAATTGAGTTTACTCCTGCTGTTTCTCTTACACAGAAAAAACGTGAGCAGATATGCCAAGATGCTCTAAAGATAGCAAAAGCAGTAGATTACTGCAATGCAGGTACAGTTGAGTTTTTAGTTGATAAAAATGGAAACCATTACTTCATAGAAATGAATCCTCGTATTCAGGTAGAGCATACAGTTACAGAGATGGTTACAGGCTATGACATAGTTCAAAGTCAAATATTAGTAGCTCAAGGCTACTCACTAGATTCTCCTGAGGTTGGAATTGCATCTCAAGCAGATATAAAGCCTAGAGGCTTTGCTATTCAGTGCAGGGTTACAACAGAAGATCCATCAAATAACTTTGCTCCAGATACAGGTAAAATAGATGTATATCGTACAGGCTCAGGCTTTGGTATAAGACTAGATGGAGGAAATGGCTTTACAGGCTCTGTAATTAGTCCATACTATGACAGCTTGCTTGTTAAGGTAACTGCTCAATCTAGAACCTTTGAAGACACAATAAGAAAAGCTATACGCTCAATCAAAGAGCTTTCTGTTGCGGGAGTAAAAACTAATACTGGATTTCTAATCAATGTTTTAAATAGAGAAGAGTTTCATAAAGGACTTTGTGATACTCATTTCATAGCTGACAATCCATCGTTATTTGACATAGCACCTAAGACTGACAAGGAGCTAAAGGTACTCAGATATATCGGTGAAAAGGTAGTAAATGAAACAAAAGGAAGCAAAAAAGATTTCGATGTACCAGTAGCACCTATGCCACCTAGACCTTCAGGGCTTGTGGGAACAAAGCAGATTTTAGATGCAAAAGGTCCAGAGGGCTTAGTATCATGGATTCATGAGCAGAAAAAGCTTCTAATCACAGATACTACTATGAGAGATGCCCATCAGTCACTTATGGCTACTAGAGTGAGAACTAGAGATATGACTCGTATAGCAAGAGCTACATCAGTTTATGGAAATGATTTGTTCTCTCTAGAAATGTGGGGTGGAGCAACCTTTGATGTGGCATATAGATTTCTAAATGAATCTCCTTGGGAAAGATTAGAAGACTTAAGACAAAGAATTCCAAACGTTATGTTTCAGATGCTACTTAGAGGAAGTAACGCAGTAGGCTACAAAAACTATCCTGACAATGTAATCAAAGCTTTTATAAAGCAGTCCTCGATTTCAGGTATAGATATATTTAGAATATTTGACTCACTTAACTGGCTTGATGGTATGAAGCTGGCAATAGAAGAAGTGAGAAATAACAACAAAGTTGCAGAGGCTTGCATTTGCTACACAGGAGATATTTTAGATGAGACTAGAGATAAATATACTTTAAAATACTATGTAGATATGGCAAAGGAGCTTGAAAGACTAGGAGCAAATATCCTAGGAATCAAAGATATGGCAGCTTTACTTAAGCCTTATGCCGCAGATAAATTAATAAGAGCACTTAAGCAAGAGATTTCTATTCCTATTCATCTTCACACACATGATACTTCAGGTAATGGAGTAGCAACAGTGCTTATGGCAGCTGAAGCAGGAGTGGATATAGCAGATACTGCATTTAACAGCATGTCTGGACTTACTAGCCAGCCTGCACTAAACTCTGTAGTTGCAGCTTTAGAAAACACTTCAAGAGCTACAGGCATAAATCTGGATAATATTGAAGAAATATCTAGATACTGGGAAGCAGTAAGACCAGTGTATGCAAAGTTTGAATCCGATTTAAAATCAGGGACTACTGAAGTATACAAATATGAAATTCCAGGAGGACAGTATTCAAACCTAAAGCCTCAAGTAGAGAGCTTTGGACTGGGACATAAATTTAAAGAAGTAAAAGAGATGTATAAAAACGTAAATGAGATGGTAGGAGATATAGTAAAGGTTACTCCTTCATCAAAAATGGTAGGAGACTTTGCAATCTTTATGGTTCAAAATGATCTTACTCCTGAAAATATCACTCAAAAAGGACAGGATTTAACATATCCAGACTCAGTAGTGACTTACTTTAAAGGTATGATGGGACAGCCTATGGGAGGATTTCCAAAAGACATCCAAGAAATGGTGCTAAAAGGTGAAGAGCCTGTAACAGTAAGACCAGGACAGCTACTTGAAGAGGAAGATTTTGAAGCTATAATGCTGTATCTTAAAAAGACTCATAAAATAGAGCCTAATATGAAGGATGCCTTAAGCTACGCCCTATATCCAAAGGTGTTTGAGGACTACCTAAAATATATCAAGGATTACGGTGATCTTAGCCGAATGGGAAGCGACATCTTCTTCCATGGACTTTCAGAAGGAGAGACTTGTGAAGTAGAAATAGCAAAAGGTAAAATCCTAGTTATCAAACTTTTAGAAATAGGGAAGGTTGACAAGGAAGGAAGCCGATTGCTTGCATTTGAAGTAAACGGAAACAGAAGAGAAATAAAAATCTACGATAAAAACAGTGGACAGGAAAATAAAGTTACCTTTACTCAAATGGCTGACCCTGACAACAAAATGGAAATAGGGGCAAGCATACCAGGCACGGTACTCAAAATCCTAGTAAAAGAAGGCGATGTAGTAGAAGAAAAACAAAGCCTAATGGTAGTAGAAGCCATGAAAATGGAGACCAATATAGTAGCTATGCAAGCAGGAAAAATAGAGGCTATCCTAGTAAAAGAACAGCAGCAAGTAAAATCTGGAGAGCTTCTTATAAAGCTTGAGGAAATATAA
- a CDS encoding TetR/AcrR family transcriptional regulator: MPKETFFNLPEEKRQNIYNIAIDEFSNKPYEKVSISQIVSRAKIAKGSFYQYFEDKEDLYTYLIDIIGQEKIKFMEKDFDKIEDMDFFEFVRLLYRNGVKFAAAEPNLTKIATGFMVNIPKDLKNKIISRNTTSAVDLFNAFIQKAMDKNELRDDIDVNLTSQILTHMSIAITEFYFDNSNNVSEENFENLLKSADAMIDILKFGLKKQ, from the coding sequence ATGCCAAAAGAAACTTTTTTTAACCTTCCTGAAGAAAAGAGACAAAACATATATAATATTGCTATAGATGAATTTTCTAACAAGCCTTATGAAAAAGTAAGCATAAGCCAAATTGTTTCACGTGCAAAGATTGCAAAAGGAAGCTTTTATCAGTATTTTGAAGATAAGGAGGACCTCTACACTTACCTTATAGATATAATAGGTCAAGAAAAAATCAAATTTATGGAAAAGGATTTTGACAAAATCGAGGATATGGATTTTTTTGAATTTGTGAGATTGCTATATAGAAATGGGGTCAAATTTGCAGCTGCCGAGCCAAACTTGACAAAAATAGCAACTGGCTTCATGGTGAATATCCCAAAGGATTTAAAAAATAAGATTATATCTAGAAATACAACAAGTGCAGTGGATTTATTCAATGCCTTTATCCAAAAAGCCATGGACAAAAATGAGCTAAGAGATGACATCGATGTAAACCTAACCTCTCAGATACTCACTCATATGAGTATAGCCATAACTGAATTTTACTTTGATAACTCAAATAATGTCAGCGAAGAAAACTTTGAAAACCTTCTAAAAAGTGCTGATGCAATGATAGATATTTTGAAATTCGGACTAAAAAAGCAGTAG